One part of the Lotus japonicus ecotype B-129 chromosome 2, LjGifu_v1.2 genome encodes these proteins:
- the LOC130738511 gene encoding probable carboxylesterase 18, with amino-acid sequence MAEPEATTTTPPTMAKLPWHVRLSIFLLSALSNTSRRSNGTVNRRIFNLLDRKVPPNTKPVDGVSSSDVTMDPTRDLWFRLFTPSAASSAASLPLVVFFHGGGFSFMSPSSIQFDTVCRQFCRSFHAVVVSVNYRLAPEHCYPTQYEDGFDALKFIDQNGDVLPRSADVRKCFLAGDSAGGNLAHHVAVRVARERLQSIKIIGLISLQPFFGGEERTGSEIRLKRVPFISVDISDWHWKVFLPTGSNRDHDAVNVSGPNAEDISGLDYPNTLVIVGGFDPLRDWQVRYYEWLRKSGKEAQLIDYPNMFHGFYIFPDLLDASQLISHVKEFMNKQISNAK; translated from the coding sequence ATGGCTGAGCCTGAAGCAACAACAACTACTCCTCCCACCATGGCAAAGCTTCCATGGCATGTTCGCCTCTCCATCTTCCTCCTCTCCGCCCTCTCCAACACCTCTCGCCGCTCCAACGGCACCGTCAACCGCCGCATCTTCAACCTCCTCGACCGCAAGGTTCCCCCAAACACCAAACCCGTCGACGGCGTCTCCTCCTCCGACGTCACCATGGACCCCACCCGCGACCTCTGGTTCCGCCTCTTTACCCCCTCCGCCGCCTCCTCCGCCGCGTCCCTTCCCCTCGTTGTGTTCTTCCACGGCGGAGGTTTCTCCTTCATGTCTCCGTCGTCGATCCAATTCGACACCGTCTGCCGCCAGTTCTGCCGTTCCTTCCACGCCGTCGTCGTCTCCGTCAACTACCGTCTCGCCCCCGAGCACTGTTACCCTACCCAATACGAGGACGGATTTGATGCCCTTAAGTTCATTGACCAAAACGGCGACGTTTTGCCCCGTTCCGCTGACGTCAGGAAATGTTTTTTGGCGGGTGACAGTGCGGGCGGGAACTTGGCCCACCACGTGGCGGTTCGGGTCGCTCGAGAGAGGCTCCAAAGTATTAAAATTATCGGGCTCATTTCGCTGCAACCGTTTTTCGGGGGAGAGGAGCGAACCGGGTCTGAGATCCGGCTCAAGCGGGTTCCGTTTATCTCGGTAGATATATCTGACTGGCATTGGAAGGTTTTTTTGCCAACCGGGTCGAACCGGGACCATGACGCGGTTAATGTGAGCGGGCCGAATGCTGAGGATATTTCAGGTTTAGATTACCCGAATACACTTGTGATTGTGGGCGGATTCGACCCCTTGCGGGATTGGCAAGTGAGGTACTATGAGTGGTTAAGGAAATCAGGGAAAGAGGCTCAGCTAATTGACTATCCAAACATGTTTCATGGTTTTTATATCTTTCCGGATTTGCTTGATGCTTCTCAGTTGATTTCTCATGTCAAGGAATTCATGAACAAGCAAATTTCCAATGCGAAGTAA